A window of the Lates calcarifer isolate ASB-BC8 linkage group LG18, TLL_Latcal_v3, whole genome shotgun sequence genome harbors these coding sequences:
- the tnnt2c gene encoding troponin T2c, cardiac: MSDNEEIVEEYEQEEEEEQDEEVNKEEGEVEEEEEQGDDEAEKKEEHAEETEHEEESKWRPKTTYVPNIAPPKLPDGEKVDFDDLHRKRLEKDFNDLQTLIELHFSSRQKEEEELIALRNRIERRRSDRAEQQRVRAEQERERQARLAEERSRREEEAAKLRAEEEAKKKKIFTNKSFGGYLQKVDQKKGKKLTAREEKKKALMERRKPLNIDHLNQEKLAEKAQDLWQWLHQLHAEKFELAEKLKRQKYDIYVLRNRVSDHQRGSKASKTPRGAKGKSGSWK; the protein is encoded by the coding sequence ATGTCTGACAATGAGGAGATTGTGGAGGAGtatgagcaggaggaggaagaggaacaggatgaggaggtgaataaagaagaaggagaggttgaagaggaagaggagcaggggGATGATgaagcagaaaagaaagaagagcatGCAGAGGAGACTGAGCATGAGGAAGAGTCTAAATGGCGACCTAAGACAACTTACGTGCCAAATATTGCTCCTCCAAAGCTCCCTGATGGTGAGAAGGTGGATTTTGATGATCTCCACCGCAAGAGACTGGAAAAGGATTTCAACGACCTCCAGACGCTGATCGAGCTGCACTTCTCCAGCCGtcagaaggaggaagaggagctgatAGCGCTGCGTAACCGCATCGAGCGCCGTCGCTCTGACAGAGCTGAACAGCAGCGTGTCCGAGCAGAGCAGGAGCGCGAGCGCCAAGCACGGCTGGCCGAGGAGAGGTCAAGGCGCGAGGAGGAGGCGGCCAAACTGCGTGCTGAGGAGGaagccaagaagaagaagatattCACCAACAAGTCATTCGGTGGCTACCTGCAGAAGGTGGACCAGAAGAAGGGCAAGAAGCTGACAGCGcgggaggagaagaagaaggccTTGATGGAGCGCAGGAAGCCACTCAACATCGACCACCTGAACCAGGAGAAGCTGGCGGAGAAGGCGCAGGACCTCTGGCAGTGGCTCCACCAGCTGCACGCTGAGAAGTTTGAGCTGGCCGAAAAGCTCAAGAGGCAGAAGTACGACATCTACGTGCTCCGAAACCGAGTCAGCGACCATCAGAGGGGCTCCAAAGCGTCTAAGACCCCCAGAGGTGCCAAGGGCAAGTCTGGCTCCTGGAAGTGA